A genomic segment from Truepera sp. encodes:
- a CDS encoding glycerophosphodiester phosphodiesterase has protein sequence MRILRVLLAIVVVLAAVYGALALLNRPRPEHDYYARFDGSVVLAHGGGQGLWPDNTLAAFEGSAALGADVLELDVRRDAGGVFRVIHDATVERTTDGAGAVAELPGSRIEELDAGYRWTPDGPASDAPEADYRYRGAGTAIPTLEDVLTRFPDMAVNVEIKESVEDAGTALCSVLESTGSKARVMVASFNSAPIKAFRRACPGVATSATRDEVTLFFVLATARLSAVYTPPFAALQVPVKQGNITVVTPHFVAAAHARGVRVEVWTIDERAEMQRLLDMGVDGIITDRPDRALALLGRPFDASLVPGFVRP, from the coding sequence ATGCGGATCTTGCGGGTACTCCTTGCAATCGTCGTCGTCCTGGCCGCCGTCTATGGGGCGCTCGCGCTGCTGAACAGGCCCAGACCCGAGCACGACTACTACGCGAGGTTCGACGGCAGCGTGGTGCTTGCCCACGGCGGCGGCCAAGGGCTCTGGCCCGACAACACCTTGGCGGCCTTTGAGGGATCGGCCGCGCTCGGCGCGGACGTCCTCGAACTCGACGTGCGCCGCGATGCGGGCGGCGTGTTCCGCGTGATCCACGATGCCACGGTCGAGCGCACGACTGATGGCGCGGGCGCGGTAGCCGAGCTGCCGGGAAGCCGGATCGAGGAGCTGGACGCCGGTTACCGCTGGACCCCCGACGGGCCGGCCTCCGATGCGCCGGAAGCCGATTACCGCTACCGGGGTGCCGGCACCGCCATCCCGACCCTCGAGGACGTCCTCACGCGCTTCCCCGACATGGCGGTGAACGTGGAGATCAAGGAGTCGGTCGAAGACGCCGGTACCGCCCTCTGTTCGGTGCTCGAGTCTACGGGCAGCAAGGCGCGGGTGATGGTGGCGTCGTTCAACTCTGCCCCCATCAAGGCGTTCCGCCGAGCCTGCCCCGGCGTCGCGACTTCGGCGACCCGCGACGAGGTCACGCTTTTCTTCGTCCTGGCGACCGCCAGGTTGAGCGCCGTCTACACGCCGCCTTTCGCCGCGCTCCAAGTGCCGGTGAAGCAAGGCAACATCACCGTCGTGACACCCCACTTCGTCGCGGCGGCGCACGCGCGCGGTGTTCGCGTCGAGGTATGGACCATCGATGAGCGCGCGGAGATGCAGCGGCTGCTCGACATGGGTGTGGACGGCATCATCACCGACCGGCCCGACAGGGCGCTCGCCCTCCTCGGTCGACCGTTCGACGCCTCCCTCGTGCCGGGCTTCGTGCGGCCCTGA
- a CDS encoding CoA transferase codes for MGMLDDLFVLDLSRVLAGPYCTLLFADLGARVVKVESRAGDDTRRWGPPYPGGESGYYLSINRGKESLVVDLKDPRGSELVRKLARKADVVVENFKVGDLARYGLDYDSVAAVNPRVVYVSITGFGQDGPRAKEPGYDAAMQAQSGLLAMTGEPGGPPVKLGVAWIDVLTGVHAATSALAALHRRERTGEGAHLDLALFDVALASLVNQAQNALLTGEAPPRLGSAHPNIVPYQAFEAADAAVVVAVGNDAQFARLCALLGAPDLAGDPRFVTNDDRVANRSELVPLLAARIGVRDAGEFLAACNASNVPATKVATLPEALADGQAVARRMVVSGEHPSIGRLPMVASPLWHARGPSGEAIGAAPLDGAAPVPPMLGEDSRAVLLRDLGLSEVEVEDLITAGVVGAAGPAPERGE; via the coding sequence ATGGGCATGCTCGATGACCTGTTCGTACTGGACCTCAGCCGCGTCCTCGCCGGGCCCTACTGCACCCTGCTGTTCGCCGACTTGGGCGCGCGGGTCGTGAAGGTCGAGTCTCGCGCCGGGGACGACACCAGGCGCTGGGGACCCCCTTACCCCGGTGGCGAGAGCGGCTATTACCTGTCGATCAACCGTGGGAAGGAGAGCCTGGTCGTCGACCTGAAGGACCCTCGCGGCAGCGAGCTCGTGCGAAAGTTGGCCCGGAAGGCCGACGTCGTGGTCGAGAACTTCAAGGTGGGTGACCTGGCGCGTTACGGCCTCGACTACGACTCCGTGGCGGCCGTGAACCCGCGCGTCGTCTACGTGTCCATCACCGGTTTCGGCCAAGACGGGCCGCGCGCGAAGGAGCCCGGCTACGACGCCGCCATGCAGGCGCAGTCCGGGCTGCTCGCCATGACGGGCGAGCCGGGTGGTCCGCCCGTCAAGCTGGGAGTGGCTTGGATCGACGTGCTGACCGGGGTGCATGCCGCCACCTCCGCCCTCGCGGCGCTGCACAGGCGCGAGAGGACGGGGGAGGGGGCGCACCTGGACCTGGCCCTCTTCGACGTGGCGCTGGCCAGCCTGGTCAACCAGGCCCAGAACGCGCTCCTCACGGGCGAGGCGCCACCCAGGTTGGGCAGCGCTCACCCGAACATCGTTCCGTATCAAGCGTTCGAGGCCGCTGACGCCGCGGTGGTGGTGGCGGTCGGCAACGACGCCCAGTTCGCCCGCCTTTGCGCGCTCTTGGGGGCCCCAGACCTGGCCGGGGACCCACGGTTCGTCACCAACGACGACAGGGTGGCGAACAGGAGTGAGCTCGTGCCCCTCCTGGCGGCCAGGATCGGCGTCCGCGACGCCGGCGAGTTCCTGGCCGCCTGCAACGCGTCCAACGTCCCGGCCACGAAGGTGGCAACCCTGCCCGAGGCGTTAGCCGACGGGCAGGCGGTGGCGAGGCGGATGGTCGTGAGCGGCGAACACCCGTCGATCGGCCGGTTGCCCATGGTGGCGAGCCCGTTGTGGCATGCGCGAGGGCCGAGCGGTGAGGCTATCGGCGCGGCGCCACTGGACGGCGCGGCGCCCGTACCGCCGATGCTAGGCGAGGACTCGCGTGCCGTGCTACTGCGCGACTTGGGCCTCAGCGAAGTAGAGGTGGAGGACCTGATAACGGCAGGCGTGGTGGGAGCCGCCGGCCCCGCACCCGAGCGGGGTGAGTGA
- a CDS encoding S24 family peptidase, whose protein sequence is MSESSTQRPLPPAQERVYRRLVEHQRRTGSLPDLAEFSRALGIHYVSLRQHLEALNDKGYLRFEGRGRGRSPVLELPAGATGVPVLGDIPAGPLSLASAHAEAYLPAMAAGGHAESSFVLRVHGNSMADLIQDQDLVLLAQRQPERSGQICAVRVDDEEVTLKYLDRLGSGLFALRPHNPDYPTLEVEGERLVVDGVYRGLIRGSVAEALLHY, encoded by the coding sequence ATGAGCGAGTCGTCCACTCAACGTCCACTTCCACCGGCCCAGGAACGAGTCTACCGGCGCCTCGTGGAGCACCAGCGCCGCACCGGATCCCTGCCCGACCTGGCGGAGTTCTCCCGCGCCCTCGGGATCCACTACGTCTCGTTGCGGCAACACTTGGAGGCCCTGAACGACAAGGGTTACCTCCGCTTCGAGGGCCGCGGCCGGGGTCGGTCTCCGGTTCTCGAGCTCCCAGCGGGCGCCACGGGCGTTCCCGTCTTGGGGGACATCCCGGCCGGGCCGCTCTCGCTGGCCAGCGCGCACGCCGAGGCGTACCTGCCTGCAATGGCTGCGGGTGGCCACGCAGAGTCCTCGTTCGTGCTGCGCGTTCACGGCAACTCCATGGCCGACCTCATCCAGGACCAGGACCTGGTGCTTCTCGCCCAGCGGCAGCCCGAACGCAGCGGCCAGATCTGTGCCGTGCGCGTCGACGACGAAGAAGTCACCCTCAAGTACTTGGACCGGTTGGGTAGCGGCCTCTTCGCCTTGCGGCCACACAACCCCGACTACCCCACGCTCGAGGTGGAGGGTGAGCGGCTGGTGGTTGATGGCGTATACCGCGGGCTCATCCGCGGCAGCGTCGCCGAGGCGCTACTACACTACTAG
- a CDS encoding Crp/Fnr family transcriptional regulator has product MLDTFEQLDTPSTCRPSDIVPSALALPTRTLEPGQVLYEADREASSLYVVNQGVLKAVVPTSLGRDRIADLYGPGDVLGLSALDGGNHAETVVAVHDACLTPIDPQQAMNDRGLRDYVLRSLARQLRRSREMLDEAEMPVGARVTRAFLRLSKQFGLPADDQEGGIKLPLALTHEDLADLTGSSRVTITRILGELRNEGALSGTRGVYVADLAGLERATDHYVMQVL; this is encoded by the coding sequence ATGCTCGACACGTTCGAACAACTCGATACGCCGAGCACCTGCCGACCGTCCGATATCGTCCCCTCCGCACTTGCGTTGCCCACACGCACGTTGGAGCCCGGACAGGTGCTTTACGAAGCCGATCGCGAGGCAAGCAGCCTCTACGTCGTCAATCAAGGCGTCCTCAAGGCAGTCGTGCCCACCAGCCTGGGCCGAGACCGGATAGCGGACCTCTACGGCCCCGGTGACGTCTTGGGTCTGTCCGCGCTCGACGGCGGTAATCACGCCGAGACGGTCGTGGCGGTTCACGACGCGTGCCTCACCCCCATCGACCCACAGCAGGCCATGAACGACCGCGGCCTGAGGGACTACGTGCTCCGAAGCCTTGCCCGCCAACTGCGGCGTAGCCGCGAGATGCTCGACGAGGCCGAGATGCCCGTCGGCGCACGCGTCACGCGCGCCTTCCTGCGCCTCTCGAAGCAGTTCGGCCTGCCGGCCGACGACCAGGAGGGCGGCATCAAGCTGCCTCTCGCGCTCACGCACGAAGACCTGGCGGACCTCACCGGTTCAAGCCGTGTGACTATCACGCGTATCCTCGGCGAGTTGAGGAACGAGGGCGCGCTCTCCGGCACCCGAGGCGTCTACGTCGCCGACCTCGCCGGGCTGGAACGCGCTACAGACCATTACGTCATGCAGGTTCTCTAA
- a CDS encoding NifU family protein: MLNFTDVAKERVLHFVEAQRSQGVRALRIAGNRSEQRLWLVKEEDKRPDDRVQTVGGFDVYLDPLSAGNLDGATVDFVEGVMQSGFRVYYPSPSWDDPVAQKVQDVIDRQINPGVAGHGGNVTLEGVDEGVAIIRFGGGCHGCGAADLTLKQGIDRILKEQVPEIRGVVDATDHETGENPFYARDARQAETPLG; this comes from the coding sequence ATGTTGAACTTCACGGACGTAGCCAAGGAACGCGTCCTCCACTTCGTGGAGGCACAACGCAGCCAGGGGGTTCGCGCATTGCGGATCGCGGGGAACCGCAGCGAGCAGCGTCTCTGGCTAGTCAAGGAAGAGGACAAGCGCCCCGACGACCGGGTGCAGACGGTCGGCGGCTTCGACGTCTACCTGGATCCGCTGAGCGCCGGCAACTTAGACGGTGCAACTGTAGACTTCGTCGAAGGTGTCATGCAGTCGGGTTTCAGGGTCTATTACCCTAGCCCCAGTTGGGACGATCCCGTCGCCCAGAAGGTGCAAGACGTCATCGATCGCCAGATAAACCCCGGCGTCGCCGGGCACGGCGGCAACGTGACCTTGGAGGGCGTCGATGAGGGTGTGGCGATCATCCGCTTCGGCGGCGGCTGCCACGGTTGCGGCGCGGCCGACCTCACCCTCAAACAGGGCATCGACCGCATCCTGAAGGAACAGGTGCCAGAGATCCGTGGGGTCGTGGACGCCACCGACCACGAGACCGGCGAGAACCCGTTCTACGCGCGAGATGCAAGGCAGGCGGAGACGCCGCTGGGCTGA
- the ade gene encoding adenine deaminase, with protein sequence MGVSAATARLAHARVVNVFTNELVDGEVLLAGRLIAAVLTRVPGGYPEAEQVHDLGGALLRPGYIDGHVHLESSLVTPAQYARCLLPRGVTGVVCDPHELANVAGEEGVRWLLDASARLPFDVWVTVPSCVPSSPFETIGGEFGPAAMERLMEDPRVVGVAELMSFSDVIAGDEEVLGKAFLGEARGLRVEGHAPSLLGAGLQAYLASGVASDHESTTLEEGREKLRAGAFLMIREGSVTRDLDALMPLVDPRNGDRVGFVTDDRLPHDLLLEGGVDLLVQRAVKAGADPAYAARCASYNVANHFGLPRRGAVAAGYFADLAVCQDLTATPELVFKDGVLVARDGVPLEGGPGGARWGAGEAVPAALLRSVRPARLSEESFRLSVPAGEVRVIRAIPNQILTRSELALPTVEEGLVVADPARDLLKLACVERHGKGGGVGVGLVSGFGMGRGALASSVGHDHHNLMCVGATDADMLGACSRLRELGGGLVAFEGGAVLAELPLPIGGLLTDLSLEETRDLLDDLDAAARALGCELPSPYMALSFLGLAVIPELRLTDLGLVDVTARRLVPFSAGA encoded by the coding sequence ATGGGCGTTTCGGCCGCCACGGCGCGCCTGGCGCACGCACGCGTCGTCAACGTGTTCACCAACGAGCTCGTCGACGGAGAAGTGCTGCTGGCCGGCCGCCTCATCGCCGCCGTGCTCACGCGCGTGCCCGGTGGTTACCCCGAGGCAGAGCAGGTCCACGACCTGGGCGGTGCCCTCCTGCGACCCGGGTATATCGACGGTCACGTGCACCTCGAGTCCTCCTTGGTGACGCCGGCCCAATACGCCCGCTGTCTCCTGCCCCGCGGCGTGACCGGCGTGGTGTGTGATCCTCACGAGCTTGCCAACGTTGCCGGCGAGGAGGGCGTGCGTTGGCTCTTGGACGCCAGTGCCCGGCTGCCGTTCGACGTGTGGGTGACCGTACCCAGCTGCGTCCCCAGCAGCCCCTTCGAGACCATCGGGGGGGAGTTCGGTCCTGCCGCCATGGAGCGCCTTATGGAGGACCCGCGGGTGGTCGGCGTGGCCGAGCTCATGAGCTTCTCCGACGTGATAGCCGGGGACGAGGAGGTCCTCGGCAAGGCGTTCCTTGGCGAGGCGCGCGGGCTGCGCGTCGAGGGCCACGCACCGTCCCTGCTCGGAGCGGGGCTGCAGGCGTACCTCGCCAGTGGGGTAGCTTCCGATCACGAAAGCACCACCTTGGAAGAAGGGCGCGAGAAGCTTCGTGCCGGCGCCTTCCTGATGATCCGGGAGGGCTCGGTCACGCGCGACCTTGACGCCCTCATGCCGCTCGTCGACCCCCGCAACGGCGACCGCGTCGGCTTCGTCACCGACGATCGACTGCCTCACGACCTGCTGCTCGAGGGCGGTGTGGACCTGCTGGTGCAGCGGGCCGTGAAGGCCGGCGCGGACCCCGCCTACGCCGCGCGGTGCGCCAGTTACAACGTCGCCAACCACTTCGGCCTGCCCCGCCGGGGAGCCGTCGCCGCCGGGTACTTCGCTGACCTGGCCGTTTGCCAGGACCTCACGGCCACGCCGGAGCTGGTGTTCAAGGACGGTGTCCTGGTGGCTCGCGATGGGGTTCCGCTGGAAGGCGGTCCGGGGGGCGCGCGCTGGGGTGCCGGGGAGGCTGTTCCCGCGGCGCTCCTTCGCAGCGTGCGGCCGGCGCGGCTAAGCGAGGAGTCCTTCCGGCTGAGCGTCCCGGCGGGGGAGGTGCGCGTCATACGCGCTATCCCCAACCAGATCCTGACGCGCAGTGAGTTGGCGCTACCGACAGTAGAGGAGGGCCTCGTGGTGGCCGATCCCGCCCGAGACCTGCTCAAGCTCGCCTGCGTGGAGCGCCACGGCAAGGGCGGCGGCGTCGGCGTGGGCTTGGTGAGCGGCTTCGGCATGGGGCGGGGAGCGCTCGCCTCCAGCGTGGGTCATGACCATCACAACCTGATGTGCGTCGGCGCCACCGACGCCGACATGCTGGGTGCCTGTTCGAGGTTGCGGGAGCTGGGCGGCGGGCTGGTGGCGTTCGAGGGGGGCGCCGTCCTGGCGGAGCTGCCGCTTCCCATCGGCGGCTTGCTCACGGACCTGTCACTGGAAGAAACGCGCGACTTGCTCGATGACCTAGACGCGGCGGCTCGCGCGCTCGGCTGCGAGCTGCCCTCGCCCTACATGGCCCTGAGCTTCCTGGGCCTGGCGGTCATCCCCGAGTTGCGGCTGACGGACCTGGGCCTGGTGGACGTGACTGCCCGCAGGCTGGTGCCCTTCAGCGCCGGCGCCTAG
- a CDS encoding YciI family protein produces MLYLIVAHDGTDPEAQARRAAVRPAHLVGAKQRADAGLMPLGGAILNAAGKMVGSALVVEAETEAAARAIVESDPYTESGVWVRYEIWPFKRAF; encoded by the coding sequence ATGCTCTACCTGATCGTGGCTCACGACGGCACCGACCCGGAAGCGCAGGCGCGGCGTGCTGCCGTCCGTCCCGCTCACCTCGTTGGCGCCAAGCAACGCGCGGACGCCGGCCTCATGCCCCTGGGCGGCGCCATCTTGAACGCGGCCGGCAAGATGGTGGGCTCGGCCCTCGTGGTCGAGGCCGAGACCGAGGCGGCGGCCCGTGCGATCGTCGAGAGCGACCCGTATACGGAGTCCGGCGTGTGGGTCAGGTACGAAATCTGGCCCTTCAAGCGGGCCTTCTGA
- a CDS encoding serine hydrolase domain-containing protein: MTAEKQRPAAGWLERFDAFAADFLERHKVPGAAVAIVKDGETAYERGCGFRNLEGREPVTPVTLFGLASLTKSFTAITLLALQERGALSLEDPVTKFLPGFSYPGLATREAVRLWHLASHTSGLPPLRGLDYAIRPSQAGDPAEQFNGRDYGGAPALNDHQALLAYLAEGERPALGGPGAVLSYSNEGFALLGAVVEAATGDPYPEVVAREVLRPLGLSGAGFLTERLRAGGNLTELYTATPEGEVIHSPKWEEAPAYLATGFLKASARDLEAYLKHLLWPVKGRPAVGSASLRELFRPRAWAERLTAYGLGWMLREDYRGHSLWRHGGSLKGVSSHLGGVPDLGLGVAVLANLDDVPVKRLWHAAVNAYLGRPLDEPPFGTPSTVLDEPTTRRLAGVYESGEPWGRLELVRSGAALIALVGEQATPNGRVALLPAGEFVLVDGSGGWESGRFVGGAPGVAGGPPSAVQYAMRWLDRRPA; encoded by the coding sequence GTGACAGCCGAGAAGCAGAGGCCCGCGGCCGGCTGGCTCGAGCGCTTCGACGCGTTCGCGGCCGACTTCCTCGAACGGCACAAGGTGCCTGGCGCGGCCGTGGCCATCGTGAAGGACGGCGAGACGGCGTACGAGCGCGGCTGCGGGTTCAGGAACCTCGAGGGCCGCGAGCCCGTAACGCCCGTAACGCTCTTCGGCCTGGCGTCTCTCACCAAGTCTTTCACGGCAATCACCTTGCTCGCGTTGCAGGAGCGAGGCGCCTTGAGCCTGGAAGACCCGGTGACCAAGTTCCTGCCCGGCTTCTCCTACCCGGGTCTGGCTACCCGCGAGGCGGTGCGGCTGTGGCACCTGGCCAGTCATACGAGCGGACTGCCGCCCCTTCGCGGCCTCGATTACGCCATCAGGCCGAGCCAGGCGGGCGACCCGGCCGAGCAGTTCAATGGCCGCGATTACGGCGGCGCGCCGGCCTTGAACGACCACCAGGCGTTGCTCGCCTATCTGGCGGAGGGGGAGCGGCCGGCGTTGGGCGGTCCGGGGGCAGTGCTCAGCTACTCCAACGAGGGCTTCGCGTTACTGGGGGCAGTCGTCGAGGCGGCCACGGGCGATCCTTACCCCGAAGTAGTGGCACGAGAGGTCCTGCGCCCACTAGGTTTGTCGGGGGCGGGTTTCCTCACGGAGCGACTGCGAGCGGGAGGCAACCTGACGGAGTTGTACACGGCGACCCCGGAGGGTGAGGTGATCCACTCGCCCAAGTGGGAGGAGGCGCCCGCCTACCTGGCCACCGGGTTCCTCAAGGCGAGCGCGCGCGACCTCGAGGCCTACCTGAAGCACCTGCTATGGCCGGTGAAGGGGCGTCCGGCCGTCGGCAGCGCGTCGCTGAGAGAGCTTTTCAGGCCCCGCGCCTGGGCCGAACGCCTCACGGCCTACGGCCTGGGCTGGATGCTGCGGGAGGATTACCGCGGACACTCGCTGTGGCGCCACGGCGGCTCGCTCAAGGGCGTGTCGTCTCACCTGGGGGGCGTGCCCGACCTCGGGCTGGGCGTGGCGGTGCTTGCCAACCTTGACGACGTACCGGTCAAGCGGCTCTGGCATGCGGCCGTGAACGCTTACCTGGGGCGGCCCCTCGATGAGCCGCCCTTCGGGACCCCGAGCACTGTGCTGGATGAGCCCACCACCCGGCGACTGGCCGGTGTTTACGAGTCCGGCGAGCCATGGGGCCGCTTGGAGCTGGTTCGGAGCGGCGCTGCGCTCATCGCCCTGGTGGGGGAACAGGCCACCCCCAACGGCCGCGTTGCCCTCTTGCCGGCGGGCGAGTTCGTGTTGGTGGACGGGTCGGGTGGCTGGGAAAGCGGGCGGTTCGTGGGCGGCGCGCCGGGTGTGGCTGGCGGGCCGCCAAGCGCCGTTCAGTACGCGATGCGCTGGCTCGATCGGCGGCCGGCCTGA
- the dnaK gene encoding molecular chaperone DnaK produces MAKAVGIDLGTTNSVIAVMEGSEPAVLVNAEGNRTTPSVVAFKGEQRLIGQVAKRQAVLNPKGTLFEIKRYIGRTWDEIKDEAERAPYEVVRGDDGGVRFVVEGTQYTPEEISAMVLRKLVTDAGERLGETITKAVITVPAYFNNSQREATQNAGRIAGLEVLRIVNEPTAAALAYGLEKKGNETVLVFDLGGGTFDVSVLEVGDGVFEVRSTSGDTHLGGSDMDYAIVAWLADDFKKQYDVDLRKDKQALQRLIEAAEKAKIELSGLPETTISLPFISMDPASNTPLYLDTKLTRSKFEELIDPLLKRVRGPLEQALKDAKLGAKDIDEIILVGGATRVPAVKKIVKDILGKDPNQSVNPDEVVALGAAVQAGVLTGTVDDIVLLDVTPLSLGVETKGGVFTKLIDRNTTVPVRKSEVFSTADNNQTGVEVHVLQGERPMAAHNKSLGRFKLDGIPPMPAGVPQIEITYDMDANGILHVTAKEKSTSKAASITIQNTTTLSEDEVDRMVKDAAANAETDRAAKELAESKNQLDGLKLQARKALDEAAGASAEDKKPVEDLIGEAQQALDSELTTKDRLESIAKDLAEKLQAFSQSVAAEQQSAAEQQGQDDGGPQAPAGEDDDVIDAEFKPAG; encoded by the coding sequence ATGGCAAAAGCCGTAGGTATCGACCTCGGAACCACGAACAGTGTCATCGCGGTGATGGAAGGCAGCGAGCCGGCGGTGTTGGTCAACGCCGAGGGCAACCGCACAACGCCGTCAGTCGTCGCCTTCAAGGGTGAACAGCGCCTGATAGGACAGGTGGCCAAGCGCCAGGCGGTGCTCAACCCCAAGGGCACCCTCTTCGAGATCAAGCGCTACATCGGCCGCACCTGGGACGAGATCAAGGATGAGGCCGAGCGCGCGCCCTACGAGGTCGTGCGCGGCGACGACGGCGGCGTGCGCTTCGTCGTGGAGGGCACGCAGTACACGCCCGAGGAGATCTCGGCCATGGTGTTGCGCAAGCTCGTGACGGACGCGGGCGAACGCTTGGGCGAAACGATCACCAAGGCGGTGATCACCGTTCCCGCTTACTTCAACAACTCGCAGCGCGAGGCCACGCAGAACGCCGGCCGCATCGCGGGCCTCGAGGTTCTGCGCATCGTCAACGAGCCGACGGCCGCGGCCCTGGCCTACGGCCTGGAGAAGAAGGGCAACGAGACGGTCCTGGTCTTCGACCTGGGCGGCGGCACGTTCGACGTGTCCGTGCTCGAGGTCGGCGACGGCGTCTTCGAGGTCCGCTCCACGAGCGGCGACACCCACCTGGGTGGCTCCGACATGGACTACGCCATCGTCGCGTGGCTGGCAGATGACTTCAAGAAGCAGTACGACGTAGACCTGCGCAAGGACAAGCAGGCCTTGCAGCGCCTCATCGAGGCGGCCGAGAAGGCCAAGATCGAACTCTCGGGCCTGCCCGAGACCACCATCTCCTTGCCGTTCATCTCCATGGATCCGGCGTCGAACACGCCTTTGTACCTCGACACCAAGCTGACGCGCTCCAAGTTCGAGGAGCTGATCGACCCGCTGCTCAAGCGCGTTCGCGGCCCCCTCGAGCAGGCCCTCAAGGATGCCAAGTTGGGCGCCAAGGACATCGACGAGATCATCTTGGTGGGCGGCGCCACCCGCGTGCCGGCCGTCAAGAAGATCGTCAAGGACATCCTCGGCAAGGATCCCAACCAGTCCGTCAACCCCGACGAGGTCGTGGCGCTGGGCGCCGCGGTGCAGGCCGGGGTGCTGACCGGCACCGTCGACGACATAGTGCTCCTCGACGTCACGCCGCTGAGCCTAGGGGTCGAGACCAAGGGCGGCGTCTTCACCAAGCTGATCGACCGCAACACTACGGTTCCGGTAAGAAAGTCTGAGGTCTTCTCGACCGCCGACAACAACCAGACGGGTGTGGAAGTGCACGTCCTGCAGGGTGAGAGGCCCATGGCGGCTCACAACAAGTCGCTCGGGCGCTTCAAGCTCGACGGCATCCCACCCATGCCGGCCGGTGTGCCACAGATCGAGATCACCTACGACATGGACGCCAACGGCATCTTGCACGTGACCGCCAAGGAGAAGTCCACCAGCAAGGCCGCGAGCATCACCATCCAGAACACCACCACCTTGAGCGAGGACGAGGTCGACCGGATGGTGAAGGACGCCGCCGCCAACGCAGAGACGGACCGCGCCGCCAAGGAACTGGCCGAATCGAAGAACCAGTTGGACGGGCTCAAGCTCCAGGCCCGCAAGGCCCTGGACGAAGCCGCCGGCGCCTCTGCCGAGGACAAGAAGCCAGTGGAGGACCTGATCGGCGAGGCGCAGCAGGCGCTCGACTCCGAACTGACCACGAAGGACCGACTCGAGAGCATCGCCAAGGACCTGGCGGAGAAGCTACAGGCGTTCAGCCAGAGCGTCGCAGCGGAGCAACAGAGCGCCGCCGAGCAGCAGGGCCAGGACGATGGCGGCCCACAGGCGCCAGCGGGTGAAGACGACGACGTGATCGACGCGGAGTTCAAGCCCGCCGGTTGA
- a CDS encoding nucleotide exchange factor GrpE, translated as MTNTTDDERSRQGGDAGAGAGAPTIDTEAPTDPFEDHVAPTAAEVETPQEGADSEADILRSELKRVREKSEALEEELAASNDRFLRARAEMDTMRRRLIGEVEQARDAGLDEALMPVLAVYDDLERALTVAAESDDPASIVTGVQLVKENLERQLAGLGIHRVGLVGEHFDPHLHEALTTVPPSPGKEPGTIAQVFEPGFVKGERLVRVARVIVVAGQEGD; from the coding sequence ATGACGAACACGACTGACGACGAGCGCTCCAGGCAGGGCGGCGATGCCGGTGCGGGCGCCGGCGCCCCCACCATCGACACCGAAGCGCCGACCGACCCGTTCGAAGACCACGTCGCGCCCACGGCCGCGGAGGTAGAGACGCCGCAAGAGGGCGCGGATTCGGAGGCCGACATCTTACGAAGTGAGCTCAAGCGCGTGCGCGAGAAGAGCGAGGCACTCGAGGAAGAGTTGGCCGCCTCCAACGACCGCTTCTTGCGGGCACGAGCAGAGATGGACACCATGCGCAGGCGGCTGATCGGGGAGGTCGAGCAGGCGCGCGATGCCGGCCTCGACGAGGCGTTGATGCCCGTGCTTGCCGTCTACGACGACCTCGAGCGGGCGCTAACGGTGGCCGCCGAGTCCGACGATCCGGCCAGCATAGTCACCGGGGTCCAACTCGTGAAGGAGAACCTCGAGCGACAGCTGGCGGGCCTCGGCATCCACCGCGTCGGTCTCGTGGGCGAACATTTCGACCCGCACCTGCACGAGGCCCTTACGACCGTGCCGCCCTCCCCGGGAAAGGAGCCCGGCACGATAGCTCAGGTATTCGAGCCGGGGTTCGTCAAGGGTGAGCGGCTCGTGCGCGTGGCGCGAGTGATAGTAGTCGCGGGCCAGGAGGGCGACTGA